One window of Planctomycetia bacterium genomic DNA carries:
- a CDS encoding protein-L-isoaspartate(D-aspartate) O-methyltransferase: protein MDFSSSKIEPASPQSPGLKDDPPAARRLRMVDQQIMTRGIKDARVLDVMRCLPRENFVPADRANDAYDDRAMPVGLGQTISQPYIVAYMTEALGIEPHHRVLEIGTGTGYQTAVLAMLARHVLTIERLPELSELAAARLAELKLTNVAFKVADGTVGWPDEAPFDRIIVTAAAPGIISALVDQLADGGRLLAPIGDEPQQRLTLIEKVKGRLIERPLIGVRFVRLIGQAAYDE, encoded by the coding sequence ATGGATTTCTCGAGCTCCAAAATCGAACCTGCCTCACCTCAGTCGCCCGGCCTCAAAGACGACCCTCCGGCAGCCCGTCGCCTGCGGATGGTGGACCAGCAAATCATGACCCGTGGGATCAAAGATGCCCGCGTCCTCGACGTCATGCGCTGCCTCCCGCGTGAGAACTTCGTGCCGGCTGATCGCGCCAACGATGCATACGACGACCGCGCCATGCCGGTTGGCCTCGGTCAGACGATTTCTCAACCCTACATCGTCGCCTACATGACCGAAGCCCTTGGCATCGAGCCGCACCACCGAGTTCTGGAAATCGGAACCGGCACCGGCTACCAGACCGCCGTCCTCGCCATGCTCGCCCGTCACGTGCTCACCATCGAAAGATTGCCGGAGCTCTCCGAGCTCGCCGCCGCCCGTCTGGCCGAACTCAAGCTGACCAACGTCGCTTTCAAAGTCGCCGACGGGACCGTTGGCTGGCCCGATGAAGCGCCATTCGATCGGATCATCGTCACCGCCGCCGCGCCGGGAATCATATCCGCCCTCGTCGATCAACTCGCGGATGGCGGCAGGCTGCTCGCCCCCATCGGCGATGAGCCGCAGCAACGACTCACTCTAATCGAAAAAGTAAAGGGAAGATTGATCGAGCGGCCGCTCATCGGCGTCCGATTCGTTCGCCTCATCGGCCAGGCCGCTTACGACGAATAA
- the ftsY gene encoding signal recognition particle-docking protein FtsY, whose amino-acid sequence MGLFDRFKKALTKTRDKVVRSFQSVLPFGRKIDESLLEQVHDTMIQDDFGPATAEKLIGAVRGAWKRGEIAESQDIIAYLKQHIIEKWPEDVRALAKAASGPTVILVAGINGSGKTTSVAKLANYLKQQGKKVILGACDTFRAAAVLQLTEWAERCGVDIIKHGQDADPGAVAYDACEAAIARKADILLLDTAGRLHTQDNLMRELSKIQKVVEKKIPGSPHEVLLVLDATIGQNAVNQARSFSEHVKVTGIFLAKLDGSAKGGIVVGIRDQLKVPVKFVGLGEQIDDIEPFDPNTFVEALFSE is encoded by the coding sequence ATGGGATTATTCGATCGCTTCAAGAAGGCCCTGACGAAGACGCGCGACAAGGTTGTCCGCAGCTTTCAGTCGGTGCTGCCCTTTGGCCGCAAGATTGACGAAAGCCTGCTGGAGCAGGTCCACGACACGATGATTCAGGACGACTTCGGTCCGGCGACGGCGGAGAAGTTGATCGGGGCGGTGCGTGGGGCGTGGAAGCGCGGGGAGATCGCCGAGTCCCAGGACATCATCGCCTATCTGAAGCAGCACATCATTGAGAAGTGGCCGGAGGACGTGCGTGCGCTGGCGAAGGCGGCGAGCGGTCCGACGGTGATTCTTGTCGCGGGCATCAACGGCTCGGGCAAGACGACGAGCGTTGCGAAGCTGGCGAATTACCTGAAGCAACAGGGGAAAAAGGTCATTCTCGGGGCGTGTGACACGTTTCGGGCCGCGGCGGTGCTGCAATTGACCGAGTGGGCCGAACGGTGCGGGGTGGACATCATCAAGCACGGGCAGGACGCCGACCCGGGGGCGGTGGCCTACGACGCATGCGAGGCGGCGATCGCGCGGAAAGCGGACATTCTGCTGCTCGATACGGCGGGACGACTTCACACGCAGGACAACCTGATGCGGGAGCTTTCCAAGATCCAAAAGGTGGTAGAAAAGAAAATTCCGGGCTCACCGCATGAGGTTTTGCTGGTGCTCGACGCGACGATCGGGCAGAACGCGGTGAATCAAGCGCGCAGCTTCAGCGAGCACGTCAAGGTCACGGGGATCTTCCTGGCGAAGCTGGACGGCTCGGCGAAGGGCGGCATCGTGGTGGGCATCCGCGATCAACTGAAGGTGCCGGTGAAGTTCGTGGGGCTGGGCGAGCAGATCGACGACATCGAGCCGTTCGATCCCAATACATTCGTCGAGGCGCTTTTTTCAGAGTAG
- the nusB gene encoding transcription antitermination factor NusB, translated as MKDRHQARILAMQALCQLDVLGDDSLAQLDSFFADESPPESTQKYARGLVHEIWKDREAFDAAIQAVAEHWATTRMSAVDRNVLRVGLCELRARPEVPTAVAINEAVEIAKIFGTADSPAFVNGVLDALRKQAASGGGGDSTAAKEPAPPVEG; from the coding sequence ATGAAAGATCGTCATCAGGCGCGAATCCTCGCCATGCAGGCGCTTTGTCAACTCGACGTGCTCGGCGATGACTCGCTTGCGCAGCTCGACTCATTCTTCGCGGATGAGTCTCCGCCGGAGAGCACGCAGAAGTATGCGCGGGGGCTGGTTCACGAGATATGGAAAGACCGGGAGGCGTTCGACGCTGCCATCCAGGCGGTTGCGGAGCATTGGGCGACGACGCGGATGTCGGCGGTCGATCGCAACGTCTTGCGCGTGGGGCTCTGCGAGCTTCGCGCGCGGCCGGAGGTGCCGACCGCGGTGGCCATCAATGAGGCGGTGGAGATCGCGAAGATTTTCGGGACGGCGGATTCGCCGGCGTTTGTGAACGGCGTGCTCGATGCGCTGAGAAAGCAGGCGGCATCGGGCGGCGGGGGAGACAGCACCGCCGCGAAAGAGCCCGCGCCGCCGGTTGAGGGCTGA
- a CDS encoding 6,7-dimethyl-8-ribityllumazine synthase, translated as MAQSGTPSRQGEKLDGSGLRVAIIVSRFNDNITSRLLSGARDALLKHGVRASDVTEVWVPGAWELPLAAQALARTGRYDALVALGCVVRGETTHHIHVGGESARGLAQVSLQTNVPIGFGVLTTDTVEQAVARAGGDHGNKGEDAALAAIEMVMLLRAHRPTEKPGR; from the coding sequence ATGGCGCAAAGCGGCACACCATCCAGGCAGGGCGAGAAGCTCGACGGTTCGGGGCTTCGGGTGGCGATTATCGTCAGCCGGTTCAACGACAACATTACGTCGCGCCTTTTGTCCGGGGCGCGCGATGCGCTGCTGAAGCACGGTGTTCGCGCGTCGGATGTGACGGAGGTGTGGGTGCCGGGGGCGTGGGAGTTGCCGCTGGCGGCGCAGGCTCTTGCGCGGACCGGCCGGTACGATGCGCTGGTCGCGCTGGGCTGTGTGGTTCGCGGCGAGACGACGCACCACATCCACGTCGGCGGCGAGTCGGCACGGGGCCTAGCGCAGGTTAGTCTGCAAACGAACGTGCCGATTGGTTTCGGCGTGCTGACGACGGATACGGTTGAGCAGGCTGTCGCACGTGCGGGTGGGGATCACGGGAACAAGGGGGAGGACGCGGCGCTTGCCGCTATTGAGATGGTCATGCTTCTTCGAGCGCACCGACCCACCGAAAAGCCGGGACGATAG
- a CDS encoding FAD binding domain-containing protein, with protein sequence MFHQPRNLDEALAIRANLGADVTPIAGGTDIVVALNRQAKPPRHFLDLTHVADGSTVRRDNGQWFLAGGATFTQLGKLPIKALAQAAMTVGGPAIRNAGTIAGNLGTASPAGDGCVALMAMDAQIELSHATRGKRSLPIHDYFTGFRKTALLADELITAVRFDADWKTAWYKIGKRGSINISIVCCAIGMNPRGEVRIAFGCVAPTVIRTRQAEAIIAKDGLTDAAIEAAAQSAMKEVAPIDDHRSSATYRRAMCGVLTRRLLRDLRQGN encoded by the coding sequence ATGTTCCACCAGCCCCGAAATCTCGATGAAGCCCTCGCCATTCGGGCAAACCTCGGTGCCGACGTCACCCCCATCGCCGGCGGGACCGACATCGTCGTGGCACTCAATCGCCAGGCCAAACCCCCCCGCCACTTCCTCGACCTCACCCACGTGGCCGATGGCTCAACCGTCCGCCGCGACAACGGCCAGTGGTTTCTCGCCGGAGGCGCGACCTTTACCCAACTCGGCAAGCTGCCCATAAAGGCACTCGCCCAGGCCGCCATGACCGTCGGCGGACCCGCCATTCGCAACGCCGGAACCATCGCCGGCAACCTCGGCACCGCCTCCCCCGCCGGCGACGGTTGCGTCGCCCTGATGGCGATGGATGCCCAGATCGAGCTGTCCCACGCAACCCGCGGCAAACGTTCGCTCCCCATCCACGACTACTTCACCGGCTTCCGCAAGACCGCTCTCCTCGCCGACGAACTCATCACCGCCGTCCGTTTCGACGCCGACTGGAAAACAGCCTGGTACAAAATCGGCAAGCGCGGCTCCATCAACATCAGCATCGTCTGCTGCGCCATCGGCATGAATCCGCGCGGCGAAGTTCGCATCGCCTTCGGCTGCGTCGCCCCCACCGTCATCCGCACCCGACAGGCCGAGGCCATCATCGCAAAGGACGGACTCACCGATGCCGCCATCGAGGCCGCCGCCCAGTCCGCCATGAAGGAAGTCGCCCCAATCGACGACCATCGCTCGTCGGCGACCTATCGCCGCGCCATGTGCGGCGTGCTGACCCGCAGATTGCTCCGCGACCTGCGCCAAGGGAATTGA
- a CDS encoding (2Fe-2S)-binding protein, whose product MTQTNDTTWRLRCTVNGDPVDADVAQDETLLFFLRDRLGLTGAKGSCLEGECGSCTVIVDDKPINSCLVLCPQMQNRNIETIEGLAHGDKLHVLQEKFLASGAAQCGYCTPGLIMSAKALLEANPNPSEQEFFEGMEGNICRCTGYAAICEAIKSAAREWK is encoded by the coding sequence ATGACCCAGACCAACGACACAACGTGGCGACTCCGATGCACCGTCAACGGCGATCCCGTTGACGCCGACGTCGCACAAGACGAAACCCTCCTCTTCTTCCTCCGCGACCGCCTCGGCCTCACCGGCGCCAAGGGCTCCTGCCTCGAGGGCGAGTGCGGCTCCTGCACCGTCATCGTCGACGACAAGCCGATCAACAGTTGCCTCGTCCTCTGCCCGCAGATGCAGAATCGCAACATCGAAACCATCGAAGGCCTCGCCCACGGCGACAAGCTGCACGTCCTTCAGGAAAAGTTCCTCGCCTCCGGCGCCGCCCAGTGCGGCTACTGCACCCCCGGCCTCATCATGTCCGCCAAGGCCCTGCTCGAAGCCAATCCAAATCCGTCGGAACAGGAGTTCTTCGAAGGCATGGAAGGAAACATCTGCCGCTGCACCGGCTACGCGGCCATCTGCGAGGCAATCAAATCCGCCGCCCGGGAATGGAAATGA
- a CDS encoding xanthine dehydrogenase family protein molybdopterin-binding subunit: MKTSPAQPTGIVAPTKSNPLVDPSTTPYKEAPHGPVGRSERRIDGTEKVLGTCLYGADLFFNRADYFARVVRSEKAHARIIKIDTAAASKSPGVVAVYTAKDMPGTNRQGLIHRDHPVLAEDKVLYRGDAVAIVLAENEHAANRGIEAVKVDYEDLPVVADFDDALAEDAPRLHPNGNIMGGKRIRKGDTDAALSAGDVIISETFLTQTVDHAFLDIEAGIAQWDGRLLTIQVSGQWAHEERRLIALALGLPMEAVRIITPATGGAFGGREDLSIQVYLGVCALKHPGKTIAMRYSREESMRARHKRHAMRIHYTVSAKKDGTLTAAKITIYSDEGAYASTGPAVLRKSASHATGPLRIPNVYVDVYGVFTNNNPTGAMRGFGACQMAIAYNGMMDRLAARLGIDRIELWKKNLILAGDSVTTGQVIPVATAVECVDAALHQFQSKKHHDRPLAPHEKRGWGLSVICFGLGYGDGFPDASRATVKFNAAGRVEVYTGAVEYGQGLLNMAAQITAEELGVPFSQVDVIWADTGRTQESGSSSATRQTYFTGNAVKIAASELREQVLDIAGKLLNVHPHELDLHDGKAVGRFDPALVAPIAQIVAEGRKREYPLEANGIFKPRTVCEDYETGQSPRSFITYLFGSHIAQVVVDTETGETRVERFIVCHDVGKAINPQSVAGQMIGGATQGIGMALMEEVIMENGVMKNPNFTDYILPTFRDVPTIETVILETDDPGGPFGARGIGEPPLIAATPAVLSAIANAIGVSPHTTPCTPQRVWELLHPDQAAVPYEARLSTAPPHVRLSH; encoded by the coding sequence ATGAAAACCTCACCCGCACAACCAACCGGGATCGTCGCCCCAACGAAGTCCAATCCGCTCGTCGATCCCTCCACCACGCCGTACAAGGAAGCCCCCCACGGCCCTGTCGGCCGCAGCGAGCGCCGCATCGACGGCACCGAAAAAGTCCTCGGCACCTGCCTCTACGGCGCCGATCTCTTCTTCAATCGCGCCGACTACTTCGCACGCGTCGTCCGCTCCGAGAAGGCCCACGCCCGTATCATCAAAATCGATACCGCCGCCGCGTCAAAGTCCCCCGGCGTCGTCGCCGTCTACACCGCCAAGGACATGCCCGGCACAAACCGCCAGGGCCTCATCCACCGCGATCACCCCGTCCTCGCCGAAGACAAAGTGCTCTATCGCGGTGACGCCGTCGCCATCGTCCTTGCAGAAAATGAGCACGCCGCCAACCGCGGCATAGAAGCCGTCAAGGTCGATTACGAAGACCTCCCCGTCGTCGCCGACTTCGACGACGCCCTCGCCGAAGACGCCCCCCGCCTGCATCCCAACGGCAACATCATGGGCGGCAAGCGCATCCGAAAAGGTGACACAGATGCGGCACTATCCGCCGGCGATGTCATCATCAGCGAGACTTTCCTCACCCAGACCGTCGATCACGCCTTCCTCGATATCGAGGCCGGCATCGCCCAATGGGATGGACGCCTCCTCACCATCCAGGTCTCCGGCCAATGGGCCCACGAAGAACGCCGCCTCATTGCCCTCGCCCTCGGCCTGCCCATGGAAGCCGTCCGCATCATCACCCCCGCGACCGGCGGCGCATTCGGCGGCCGCGAAGACCTCTCCATCCAGGTCTACCTCGGCGTCTGCGCCCTCAAGCACCCCGGCAAGACCATCGCCATGCGCTACAGCCGCGAAGAGTCCATGCGTGCCCGCCACAAGCGCCACGCCATGCGAATCCACTACACCGTCAGCGCAAAGAAAGACGGCACCCTCACCGCCGCCAAGATCACGATCTACTCCGACGAAGGCGCCTACGCCTCAACCGGCCCCGCCGTCCTTCGCAAATCCGCCAGCCACGCCACCGGCCCGCTCCGCATCCCAAATGTCTACGTCGACGTCTACGGCGTCTTCACCAACAACAACCCCACCGGTGCCATGCGCGGCTTCGGCGCCTGCCAGATGGCCATCGCCTACAACGGCATGATGGACCGCCTCGCCGCCCGCCTCGGCATCGACCGCATCGAACTCTGGAAAAAGAACCTCATCCTCGCCGGCGATTCCGTCACCACCGGCCAGGTCATTCCCGTCGCCACCGCCGTCGAGTGCGTCGACGCGGCCCTCCACCAGTTCCAATCGAAAAAACATCACGACCGCCCCCTCGCCCCCCACGAAAAACGCGGCTGGGGCCTTTCCGTCATCTGCTTCGGCCTCGGCTACGGCGACGGTTTCCCCGATGCCAGCCGCGCCACAGTAAAGTTCAACGCCGCCGGCCGAGTCGAGGTCTACACCGGCGCCGTCGAATACGGCCAAGGCCTCCTCAACATGGCGGCGCAAATCACCGCCGAAGAACTCGGCGTCCCCTTCTCACAAGTCGACGTAATCTGGGCAGACACCGGCCGCACACAGGAATCCGGCTCCTCCTCCGCCACGCGGCAAACCTACTTCACCGGAAACGCCGTCAAGATCGCCGCCAGCGAGCTCCGTGAACAGGTCCTCGACATCGCCGGCAAGCTGCTCAACGTCCACCCGCACGAACTCGACCTCCACGATGGCAAAGCCGTCGGCCGCTTCGACCCCGCCCTCGTCGCCCCCATCGCCCAGATCGTCGCCGAAGGTCGCAAGCGAGAATATCCCCTGGAGGCAAACGGAATCTTCAAGCCGCGCACCGTCTGCGAAGACTATGAAACAGGCCAGTCCCCCCGCTCATTCATCACTTATCTCTTCGGCTCTCACATCGCCCAGGTCGTCGTGGACACAGAGACCGGCGAAACCCGCGTCGAGCGATTCATCGTCTGCCACGACGTCGGCAAGGCTATCAACCCCCAAAGCGTCGCCGGCCAGATGATCGGCGGCGCCACTCAGGGCATCGGCATGGCCCTCATGGAAGAGGTCATCATGGAGAACGGCGTGATGAAGAATCCCAACTTCACCGACTACATCCTCCCCACCTTCCGCGACGTCCCCACCATCGAAACGGTCATTCTGGAAACCGACGATCCCGGTGGCCCCTTCGGCGCGCGCGGCATCGGCGAGCCCCCGCTCATCGCCGCCACCCCCGCCGTCCTCTCAGCCATCGCCAACGCCATCGGCGTCAGCCCCCACACCACGCCCTGCACCCCCCAGCGCGTATGGGAACTCCTCCACCCCGATCAGGCCGCGGTCCCCTACGAAGCGAGACTCTCCACCGCCCCGCCCCACGTGCGTTTGTCACATTGA
- the alr gene encoding alanine racemase, translating to MRSDLLAQINTDDLLHNYHALKSCCRPGVKLCAPLKADAYGHSMAMVAPVLYEAGADMAAVATLFEAVELRDLGWDRPILVLGNVLGVADAAERGERLGVIEDHRLSITIADGAVVEYLSRQRLSAPIDVHVKVDTGMGRMGVLAEDAAGVVRDILRTPQLRLTGVYSHFATADFEEVSVAERQVGVFRRFLDEVGAALPPGVIRHLANSAATIALPDAHLDMVRPGLALYGYYPSRHMRGQVDLRPILRVVTHLTAVKELPKGHGVGYGRTFVTNRPTRLGIIPAGYSDGFPRMLSNNMIVGTEWGDAPVVGRVSMDQLALDLTELSGVGVGDEVVLLDNDNDRPNGVDEVARRLGTISYEVTCLLGRRIDRLRVGKSCAGYRPLAARS from the coding sequence ATGCGCTCCGATCTACTCGCTCAAATCAACACAGACGATCTGCTCCACAACTATCACGCGTTGAAGTCATGTTGTCGGCCGGGGGTGAAACTGTGCGCGCCGCTGAAGGCGGATGCGTACGGGCACTCGATGGCGATGGTCGCGCCGGTTCTGTATGAGGCCGGGGCGGACATGGCGGCGGTGGCGACGTTGTTTGAAGCGGTGGAGCTGCGGGACCTCGGCTGGGACCGGCCGATCCTGGTTCTGGGGAATGTGCTGGGCGTGGCGGACGCGGCGGAGCGTGGCGAGCGCCTGGGGGTGATTGAGGATCATCGGCTGAGTATCACGATCGCGGATGGGGCGGTGGTCGAGTACCTATCGCGGCAGCGTTTGAGCGCGCCGATCGACGTGCATGTCAAAGTGGATACAGGCATGGGGCGGATGGGGGTGCTGGCCGAGGATGCCGCGGGGGTTGTGCGCGATATTCTACGCACGCCGCAGCTACGGCTGACCGGCGTTTATTCGCACTTTGCAACGGCCGATTTTGAGGAGGTGAGCGTCGCGGAGCGGCAGGTCGGGGTGTTTCGACGGTTTCTCGACGAGGTGGGGGCGGCGCTTCCGCCGGGTGTCATCCGTCACCTGGCCAACAGTGCCGCGACGATTGCACTGCCAGATGCGCATCTGGACATGGTTCGGCCGGGGCTGGCGCTTTACGGTTATTATCCGTCGCGTCACATGCGGGGTCAGGTTGACCTTCGACCGATTCTTCGGGTGGTGACGCACCTGACGGCGGTGAAGGAACTGCCGAAGGGGCACGGCGTGGGGTATGGACGGACCTTTGTGACGAATCGACCGACGCGGCTGGGGATCATTCCGGCGGGGTACTCGGACGGGTTCCCGCGGATGCTGTCGAACAACATGATCGTGGGCACGGAATGGGGCGATGCGCCGGTTGTCGGTCGCGTGAGCATGGATCAACTGGCGTTGGATTTGACGGAGCTTTCCGGGGTGGGGGTTGGGGACGAGGTGGTTTTGCTGGATAACGACAATGACCGTCCGAATGGGGTGGATGAGGTGGCGCGACGGCTGGGGACGATCTCGTATGAGGTGACGTGCCTTCTGGGGCGGCGGATCGATCGGCTGCGCGTCGGCAAAAGCTGCGCGGGATATCGGCCGCTGGCGGCGAGAAGCTAA
- a CDS encoding 50S ribosomal protein L1, which produces MRGLSKRHAQNLKLVEKDKKHPLPDALKLLKQLTKGTKFDQTVNIVMHLGIDPKNAEQMIRGAVSLPRGIGKKKRVIAFVDGNEADEAKAAGAVEVGVDELIKKVNDGWTDFDVAIAHPRTMGKVGKLGRVLGPQGKMPTPKSGTVTADIAKAVTEFAAGKIEFRNDAGGNIHAVVGKASFADADLSENIESFVGHIRRLKPSTSKGHYIKKVCISGTMSPAIELEVAQ; this is translated from the coding sequence ATGCGCGGCCTCTCCAAGCGCCACGCCCAGAATCTCAAGCTCGTCGAGAAGGACAAGAAGCATCCCCTTCCCGATGCCCTCAAGTTGCTCAAGCAACTGACCAAGGGAACGAAATTCGACCAGACCGTCAACATCGTCATGCACCTCGGCATCGATCCCAAGAACGCCGAGCAGATGATTCGCGGCGCAGTTTCCCTGCCGCGCGGCATCGGCAAGAAGAAGCGCGTCATCGCCTTTGTCGACGGCAACGAGGCCGACGAAGCCAAGGCTGCCGGCGCCGTTGAAGTCGGTGTCGACGAGCTCATCAAGAAGGTCAACGACGGTTGGACCGACTTCGATGTGGCCATCGCCCATCCGCGAACCATGGGAAAGGTCGGTAAGCTCGGACGCGTCCTCGGCCCGCAGGGCAAGATGCCCACCCCCAAGAGCGGAACCGTCACAGCGGACATTGCCAAGGCCGTCACCGAGTTCGCCGCCGGAAAGATCGAATTCCGAAACGATGCCGGCGGAAACATCCACGCCGTCGTCGGCAAGGCCAGTTTCGCCGATGCCGATCTCTCCGAAAACATCGAATCGTTCGTCGGCCACATTCGCCGACTGAAACCATCTACCAGCAAGGGACACTACATCAAAAAGGTCTGCATCAGCGGCACGATGTCCCCGGCGATTGAGCTCGAAGTGGCTCAGTAA
- a CDS encoding 50S ribosomal protein L10, producing the protein MSRSIKEMICGDLKKAYADLDSAMVVNVHKLSGTDVNTLRGLLKKQKVALHVVKNRFAKRVLAGTALEPIGAVLTGPCAFVTGGSSSVDVAKQLVALVKEYPALELKSGIVDGDPELITIEAISKRRSKAELQGEVVMLAVSPGRRIAGCLNVGGKIAGCVKAIVDKLEKGEAIAKVA; encoded by the coding sequence ATGAGTCGATCAATCAAGGAAATGATCTGCGGCGATCTCAAGAAGGCCTATGCCGACTTGGATAGCGCCATGGTCGTCAACGTCCACAAGCTCAGCGGAACCGACGTCAACACCCTCCGCGGCCTGCTCAAAAAGCAGAAGGTCGCCTTGCACGTCGTCAAGAATCGCTTCGCCAAGCGCGTTCTTGCCGGCACCGCACTGGAGCCCATCGGCGCCGTCTTGACCGGACCCTGTGCCTTCGTCACCGGCGGCTCGAGCTCGGTCGATGTGGCCAAGCAACTCGTCGCCCTGGTAAAAGAATATCCGGCGCTGGAGCTTAAGAGCGGAATCGTCGATGGCGATCCCGAGCTCATCACCATCGAGGCCATCTCCAAGCGCCGCAGCAAGGCCGAGCTCCAGGGAGAAGTCGTCATGCTCGCTGTTTCGCCCGGCAGACGCATCGCCGGCTGCCTCAACGTCGGCGGAAAGATCGCCGGCTGCGTCAAGGCCATCGTCGACAAACTGGAAAAAGGCGAGGCCATCGCCAAGGTCGCTTAA
- the rplL gene encoding 50S ribosomal protein L7/L12, translating into MAEAPAKEFSAAVKDIGDKIVGLTVKDAQSLADYLKDTYGIEPAGGGAVMMAAGGGGAAAEAEDAPTMFDVILKDAGANKINVIKVVRAATSLGLKEAKDIVDSAPKTVKEGLSKEDSDKLKKELEEAGAKVELKGKA; encoded by the coding sequence ATGGCGGAAGCACCAGCGAAGGAATTCAGCGCGGCGGTTAAGGACATCGGCGACAAGATCGTCGGCCTGACGGTCAAGGACGCCCAGTCCCTGGCCGACTATCTCAAGGACACCTACGGCATCGAGCCCGCCGGTGGCGGCGCGGTCATGATGGCCGCTGGAGGCGGCGGCGCGGCAGCCGAGGCCGAGGATGCCCCCACCATGTTCGACGTCATCCTCAAGGATGCCGGCGCCAACAAGATCAACGTCATCAAGGTCGTCCGAGCTGCGACGAGCCTCGGCCTCAAGGAAGCCAAGGACATCGTCGATTCCGCTCCCAAGACCGTCAAAGAGGGTCTCTCCAAGGAAGACTCCGACAAGCTCAAGAAGGAGCTCGAAGAGGCCGGCGCCAAGGTCGAGCTCAAGGGCAAGGCATAA